The following proteins are co-located in the Frigidibacter mobilis genome:
- a CDS encoding cryptochrome/photolyase family protein — translation MTDTPLILWIRRDLRLADHPALAEAAATGRPVIPVFVLDEVVEGYGAAPKWRLGEGLAAHARALEGIGSRLILRRGPALPVLRALVAETGAGAVWWQRLYDPAAQARDTAVKAALKAEGVEARSFAGALLFEPWEVETGQGGFYKVYTPFWNAVKGRDPGLPAAPPKALRPPEAWPASDRLQDWALGAGMRRGAEVVAKHACVGEARALARLDAFLGTRVQDYRAARDFPGREATSGLSENLAWGEIGPRSIWQGGMRALHAGAAGAEHFLKELVWREFAAHLMQHSPELASRNWREGWDDFPWRGNSDAAERWRRGMTGEPFVDAAMREMYVTGTMHNRARMIAASYLTKHLMTDWRLGLAWFEDCLIDWDPASNAMGWQWVAGSGPDAAPYFRVFNPAGQADKFDPDRAYRDRWIAEGQARPPQTALDFFAACPEAWGLSPGQRYPAPVISLAEGRARALAAYAGHKS, via the coding sequence ATGACCGACACCCCCCTGATCCTGTGGATCCGCCGTGATCTGCGGCTGGCCGACCATCCTGCGCTGGCGGAAGCCGCTGCGACCGGGCGGCCGGTGATCCCGGTCTTCGTGCTCGACGAGGTGGTGGAGGGCTATGGCGCGGCGCCTAAATGGCGGCTGGGGGAGGGGCTGGCGGCCCATGCCCGCGCGCTGGAGGGGATCGGCAGCCGGCTGATCCTGCGGCGCGGTCCGGCGCTTCCGGTGCTGCGGGCGCTGGTGGCCGAAACCGGGGCGGGCGCGGTCTGGTGGCAGCGCCTCTATGACCCGGCGGCGCAGGCGCGGGATACTGCGGTGAAGGCTGCGCTGAAGGCGGAGGGGGTCGAGGCGCGCAGCTTTGCCGGCGCGCTGCTGTTCGAGCCCTGGGAGGTGGAGACGGGGCAGGGCGGGTTCTACAAGGTCTATACCCCGTTCTGGAACGCGGTGAAGGGGCGGGATCCGGGCTTGCCCGCCGCGCCGCCGAAGGCGCTGCGCCCGCCCGAGGCGTGGCCCGCCAGTGACCGGCTGCAGGATTGGGCGCTTGGGGCGGGCATGCGGCGCGGGGCGGAGGTTGTGGCGAAACATGCCTGTGTCGGCGAGGCCAGGGCGCTGGCCCGGCTGGACGCATTCCTCGGCACACGGGTGCAGGACTACCGCGCGGCGCGCGATTTCCCGGGGCGCGAGGCGACCTCTGGCCTGTCGGAAAACCTGGCCTGGGGAGAGATCGGGCCGCGCAGCATCTGGCAGGGCGGGATGCGGGCGCTGCACGCGGGCGCGGCGGGGGCGGAGCATTTCCTGAAGGAGCTGGTCTGGCGCGAGTTTGCCGCGCATCTGATGCAGCACAGCCCCGAGCTTGCCAGCCGCAACTGGCGCGAGGGCTGGGACGATTTCCCCTGGCGCGGGAACAGCGATGCAGCAGAGCGCTGGCGGCGCGGCATGACCGGCGAGCCCTTCGTGGATGCGGCCATGCGCGAGATGTATGTGACCGGCACCATGCACAACCGCGCCCGGATGATCGCGGCCAGCTATCTGACCAAGCATCTGATGACTGACTGGCGTCTGGGACTCGCTTGGTTCGAGGACTGCCTGATCGACTGGGACCCGGCCTCGAACGCGATGGGCTGGCAATGGGTGGCAGGGTCCGGCCCCGATGCCGCGCCCTATTTCCGGGTGTTCAACCCGGCGGGGCAGGCCGACAAATTCGACCCGGACCGCGCCTACCGGGACCGCTGGATCGCCGAGGGGCAGGCAAGGCCACCGCAGACCGCGCTCGATTTCTTTGCGGCCTGCCCGGAGGCTTGGGGACTGTCCCCGGGCCAGCGCTATCCCGCGCCGGTGATCTCGCTGGCCGAGGGGCGCGCGCGGGCGCTGGCGGCCTATGCGGGGCACAAGAGTTAA
- a CDS encoding aminotransferase class V-fold PLP-dependent enzyme gives MTALDTDFVRAQFPAFAEPSLAGLAFFENAGGSYACAPVIDRLTRFYRQRKVQPYAPYAPSTLGGAEMDEARARMAAMLGVATEEVSFGPSTTANTYVLAQAFLRGLEPGAAIVVTNQDHEANSGPWRRLAEEGVEVREWQIDPETGHLDPAALAPLLADGRVRLVCFPHCSNVVAEINPVARIVAMAHEAGAFACVDGVSYAPHGVPDVGALGADIYLFSAYKVYGPHQGIMVIRREVGFKLPNQGHYFNGDALYKRFTPAGPDHAQIAACAGIADYFDALHAHHFAPEPDAARRGAAVHDLIRAHEAALLQPLLDHLAARNDLRLIGPRDATRRAPTVAVALDRPAEPVAAALAEHGIGCGAGDFYAVRPLTAMGVDLGRGVLRLSFVHYTTAEEVSRVIRALDAVL, from the coding sequence ATGACCGCGCTTGATACAGATTTCGTCCGTGCCCAGTTTCCGGCCTTTGCCGAACCCTCGCTGGCGGGGCTGGCCTTCTTCGAGAATGCCGGCGGCAGCTATGCCTGCGCCCCGGTGATCGACCGGCTGACGCGGTTCTACCGGCAGCGCAAGGTGCAGCCCTACGCGCCCTATGCGCCCTCGACCCTGGGCGGCGCCGAGATGGACGAGGCACGGGCGCGCATGGCGGCGATGCTGGGGGTGGCGACCGAGGAGGTGAGCTTCGGCCCCTCGACCACCGCCAATACCTATGTGCTGGCCCAGGCCTTCCTGCGCGGACTGGAGCCGGGGGCGGCCATCGTGGTGACCAATCAGGACCATGAGGCGAACAGCGGCCCCTGGCGGCGGCTGGCAGAGGAAGGGGTCGAGGTCCGCGAATGGCAGATCGACCCCGAGACCGGTCATCTGGACCCGGCCGCGCTGGCGCCGCTGCTGGCCGACGGGCGGGTGCGGCTGGTCTGCTTCCCGCATTGCTCCAACGTGGTGGCCGAGATCAACCCGGTGGCAAGGATCGTGGCGATGGCCCATGAGGCGGGGGCCTTTGCCTGCGTCGACGGGGTCAGCTACGCGCCGCACGGGGTGCCGGACGTGGGCGCGCTTGGCGCCGACATCTACCTCTTCTCGGCCTACAAGGTCTACGGGCCGCATCAGGGCATCATGGTGATCCGCCGCGAGGTCGGATTCAAGCTGCCCAACCAGGGGCATTATTTCAACGGGGACGCGCTTTACAAACGCTTCACCCCGGCCGGGCCGGACCATGCCCAGATCGCCGCCTGCGCCGGGATCGCCGACTATTTCGACGCGCTGCACGCCCACCATTTCGCGCCGGAACCCGATGCCGCCCGCCGCGGCGCCGCCGTGCATGACCTGATCCGCGCGCATGAGGCGGCGCTGCTGCAGCCGCTGCTGGACCATCTGGCGGCGCGGAACGACCTGCGGCTGATCGGCCCGCGCGATGCCACCCGCCGCGCGCCGACCGTCGCCGTGGCGCTGGACCGGCCGGCAGAGCCGGTGGCGGCGGCGCTGGCGGAGCACGGTATCGGCTGCGGGGCGGGGGATTTCTACGCGGTGCGGCCGCTGACGGCGATGGGGGTCGATCTGGGGCGCGGCGTGCTGCGGCTCTCGTTCGTGCATTACACCACGGCGGAGGAGGTCTCGCGGGTGATCCGGGCGCTGGACGCGGTGTTGTAG
- a CDS encoding BCCT family transporter — translation MTDQGLPEPVPSPIDTEYELGQDNVTGSLGPIGFDVHNPVFAISGLAVVAFVFYTLALPTQAAALFDALFAGVTHRFDWFFLSAANIFVVFCLVLIVSPWGKIRLGGPDATPDFGYVGWFAMLFAAGMGIGLMFYGVSEPLSHFTSSFGGVSVGEDGLRTDWAPLGGAEGDAQASMRLGMAATIFHWGLHPWAIYAVVGLALALFSYNKGLPLTIRSAFYPLLGDRVWGWPGHVIDILAVFATLFGLATSLGFGATQANAGLNAVFGLPIGPVSEVLLISGITAIALVSVVRGLEAGVKRLSEINMGLAIVLLLFVLLTGPTLALLAGFFDSLGAYLVYLPALSNPVGRSDTNFVQGWTAFYWAWWISWSPFVGMFIARVSRGRTVREFLISVLLIPSLVCVLWMSVFGGAALQQVVADAYTAAQEADLPVQLFKMLEVLPLAGLTSIIGIVLVVVFFVTSSDSGSLVIDTITSGGKVDAPAAQRVFWACFEGAVAIVLLLGGGLAALQSMVISTGLPFTLVLLALCYTIVQGLRSELDGPARPA, via the coding sequence ATGACAGATCAAGGCCTTCCAGAGCCCGTTCCAAGCCCCATCGACACCGAATACGAGCTGGGGCAGGACAATGTCACCGGCAGCCTCGGCCCGATCGGGTTCGACGTTCACAACCCGGTCTTTGCGATATCGGGCCTGGCGGTAGTGGCCTTCGTCTTCTACACGCTGGCGCTTCCGACACAGGCCGCGGCGCTGTTCGATGCGTTGTTTGCCGGGGTGACCCACCGTTTCGACTGGTTCTTCCTGAGCGCTGCCAACATCTTCGTTGTGTTCTGTCTTGTGCTGATCGTCTCGCCCTGGGGCAAGATCCGTCTGGGCGGGCCCGATGCCACGCCGGACTTCGGCTATGTCGGCTGGTTTGCGATGCTGTTTGCCGCGGGCATGGGCATCGGCCTTATGTTCTATGGCGTCTCCGAACCGCTGAGCCATTTCACCTCGTCCTTCGGCGGCGTGAGCGTGGGCGAGGACGGGCTGCGCACCGACTGGGCGCCGCTTGGCGGGGCCGAGGGCGATGCCCAGGCCTCGATGCGGCTGGGGATGGCGGCGACGATCTTCCACTGGGGCCTGCACCCCTGGGCGATCTATGCCGTGGTCGGCCTCGCGCTGGCGCTGTTCAGCTACAACAAGGGCCTGCCGCTGACCATCCGATCCGCCTTTTACCCGCTGCTGGGGGACAGGGTCTGGGGCTGGCCGGGGCATGTGATCGACATCCTGGCGGTGTTTGCCACGCTGTTCGGGCTTGCCACCTCGCTTGGCTTCGGCGCGACGCAGGCCAATGCCGGGCTGAACGCCGTGTTCGGCCTGCCCATCGGCCCGGTGTCCGAGGTGCTGCTGATTTCCGGCATCACCGCGATTGCGCTGGTCTCGGTCGTGCGCGGGCTGGAGGCGGGGGTCAAGCGCCTGTCCGAGATCAACATGGGCCTTGCCATCGTGCTGCTGCTCTTCGTGTTGCTGACCGGCCCGACGCTGGCGCTTCTGGCCGGGTTCTTCGACAGCTTGGGGGCCTATCTTGTCTACCTGCCGGCGCTGTCGAACCCGGTGGGGCGCAGCGACACCAACTTCGTGCAGGGCTGGACGGCGTTCTACTGGGCCTGGTGGATCAGCTGGTCCCCGTTCGTGGGCATGTTCATCGCCCGCGTCAGCCGCGGTCGCACGGTGCGCGAGTTCCTGATCTCGGTGCTGTTGATCCCCAGCCTGGTCTGCGTGCTGTGGATGAGCGTCTTTGGCGGCGCCGCCCTGCAGCAGGTGGTGGCCGATGCCTATACCGCCGCGCAGGAGGCGGACTTGCCGGTGCAGCTGTTCAAGATGCTGGAGGTGCTGCCGCTGGCGGGGCTCACCTCGATCATCGGCATCGTGCTGGTGGTGGTGTTCTTCGTCACCTCGTCGGACTCGGGCAGCCTTGTCATCGACACCATTACCTCGGGCGGCAAGGTCGATGCCCCCGCGGCGCAGCGGGTGTTCTGGGCCTGTTTCGAGGGCGCGGTGGCCATCGTGCTGCTGCTTGGCGGCGGGCTTGCGGCGCTGCAGTCGATGGTGATCTCCACCGGGTTGCCGTTCACGCTGGTGCTGCTGGCTTTGTGCTACACCATCGTGCAGGGGCTGCGGTCTGAACTGGACGGCCCGGCCAGGCCGGCCTGA